In Oreochromis niloticus isolate F11D_XX linkage group LG5, O_niloticus_UMD_NMBU, whole genome shotgun sequence, a single window of DNA contains:
- the dctn2 gene encoding dynactin subunit 2 isoform X2, translated as MADPKYANLPGIAFNEPDVYETGDLPEDDQAQFESFVQEELCSDSVERIVVNPNAAYDKFKDKHVSTKGLDFSDRISKSRRVGYESGEFEILGEGCGVKETPQQKYQRLVNEIQELTQEVDTIQAATKESNAEERLTPVVLAQQAAQLKQQLVSAHLDSLLGPQAHINLADPDGALARRLLTQLEAAKGSRGSSAGDSKPTASTKGPDGVVLYELHSRPEQEKFNESAKMAELEKRLAELETAVGSGSDKQGPLSAGAQGSSLMDTIELLQARVSALDSATLDQVEARLQSVLGKMNEIAKHKAAIEDAETQNKVSKLYDVVQKWDAMSTSIPQVVQRLVAVKELHEQAMQFGQLLTHLDTTQQMINNSLKDNNTLLTQVQQTMKENLVAIEENFAALDQRMKKLSK; from the exons ATGGCTGATCCCAAATACGCAAATTTGCCAGGAATT GCGTTTAACGAGCCGGACGTGTATGAAACCGGTGACCTTCCTGAAGATGACCAGGCTCAGTTTGAGTCG TTTGTACAA GAGGAGCTTTGCAGTGACAGCGTGGAGAGGATTGTGGTCAACCCCAATGCTGCCTACGACAAGTTCAAAGATAAGCATGTCAGCACCAAGGGACTTG actTTTCAGACAGAATCAGTAAAAGCAGAAGAGTTGGCTATGAGTCAGGAGAATTTGAGATT CTTGGAGAGGGCTGTGGAGTGAAGGAGACTCCTCAGCAGAAGTATCAGCGCTTAGTGAATGAGATCCAAGAACTCACGCAGGAGGTGGACACCATCCAG GCTGCCACAAAGGAAAGTAATGCAGAGGAGCGCCTCACTCCAGTGGTGCTGGCCCAGCAGGCAGCCCAGCTTAAACAGCAGCTGGTTTCAGCCCATCTTGACTCACTGCTTGGACCACAGGCACACATCAACCTGGCTGACCCAGATGGCGCACTGGCCAG GCGTCTGCTCACCCAGCTGGAAGCCGCTAAGGGCAGCCGTGGCAGCTCTGCAGGAGACAGCAAGCCGACAGCATCAACTAAGGGCCCAGATGGAGTGGTACTCTACGAGTTGCACAGCAGACCAGAGCAGGAGAAATTTAATGAGTCTGCCAAG ATGGCGGAATTGGAGAAGCGTCTAGCTGAGCTGGAGACGGCTGTTGGCTCAGGATCAGACAAGCAG GGACCTCTGAGTGCTGGTGCTCAAGGATCCAGTTTGATG GACACCATAGAGCTCCTGCAGGCAAGGGTCAGTGCTCTGGACTCTGCTACTCTGGATCAAGTGGAGGCAAGACTGCAG AGTGTCCTCGGGAAGATGAATGAGATTGCTAAACACAAGGCAGCGATTGAAGACgctgaaacacaaaacaag GTGTCAAAGTTGTATGATGTGGTGCAGAAGTGGGATGCCATGTCCACTTCTATACCTCAGGTGGTGCAGAGGCTCGTTGCTGTCAAGGAGCTGCATGAGCAAG CCATGCAGTTTGGCCAGCTGCTGACACACCTGGATACCACTCAGCAGATGATCAACAACTCCCTGAAGGACAATAATACCCTGCTAACACAG GTTCAGCAAACGATGAAGGAAAATCTTGTGGCTATAGAGGAGAACTTTGCTGCACTAGACCAGAGGATGAAGAAGCTTTCAAAATAA
- the dctn2 gene encoding dynactin subunit 2 isoform X3 — protein MADPKYANLPGIAFNEPDVYETGDLPEDDQAQFESELEELCSDSVERIVVNPNAAYDKFKDKHVSTKGLDFSDRISKSRRVGYESGEFEILGEGCGVKETPQQKYQRLVNEIQELTQEVDTIQAATKESNAEERLTPVVLAQQAAQLKQQLVSAHLDSLLGPQAHINLADPDGALARRLLTQLEAAKGSRGSSAGDSKPTASTKGPDGVVLYELHSRPEQEKFNESAKMAELEKRLAELETAVGSGSDKQGPLSAGAQGSSLMDTIELLQARVSALDSATLDQVEARLQSVLGKMNEIAKHKAAIEDAETQNKVSKLYDVVQKWDAMSTSIPQVVQRLVAVKELHEQAMQFGQLLTHLDTTQQMINNSLKDNNTLLTQVQQTMKENLVAIEENFAALDQRMKKLSK, from the exons ATGGCTGATCCCAAATACGCAAATTTGCCAGGAATT GCGTTTAACGAGCCGGACGTGTATGAAACCGGTGACCTTCCTGAAGATGACCAGGCTCAGTTTGAGTCG GAGCTG GAGGAGCTTTGCAGTGACAGCGTGGAGAGGATTGTGGTCAACCCCAATGCTGCCTACGACAAGTTCAAAGATAAGCATGTCAGCACCAAGGGACTTG actTTTCAGACAGAATCAGTAAAAGCAGAAGAGTTGGCTATGAGTCAGGAGAATTTGAGATT CTTGGAGAGGGCTGTGGAGTGAAGGAGACTCCTCAGCAGAAGTATCAGCGCTTAGTGAATGAGATCCAAGAACTCACGCAGGAGGTGGACACCATCCAG GCTGCCACAAAGGAAAGTAATGCAGAGGAGCGCCTCACTCCAGTGGTGCTGGCCCAGCAGGCAGCCCAGCTTAAACAGCAGCTGGTTTCAGCCCATCTTGACTCACTGCTTGGACCACAGGCACACATCAACCTGGCTGACCCAGATGGCGCACTGGCCAG GCGTCTGCTCACCCAGCTGGAAGCCGCTAAGGGCAGCCGTGGCAGCTCTGCAGGAGACAGCAAGCCGACAGCATCAACTAAGGGCCCAGATGGAGTGGTACTCTACGAGTTGCACAGCAGACCAGAGCAGGAGAAATTTAATGAGTCTGCCAAG ATGGCGGAATTGGAGAAGCGTCTAGCTGAGCTGGAGACGGCTGTTGGCTCAGGATCAGACAAGCAG GGACCTCTGAGTGCTGGTGCTCAAGGATCCAGTTTGATG GACACCATAGAGCTCCTGCAGGCAAGGGTCAGTGCTCTGGACTCTGCTACTCTGGATCAAGTGGAGGCAAGACTGCAG AGTGTCCTCGGGAAGATGAATGAGATTGCTAAACACAAGGCAGCGATTGAAGACgctgaaacacaaaacaag GTGTCAAAGTTGTATGATGTGGTGCAGAAGTGGGATGCCATGTCCACTTCTATACCTCAGGTGGTGCAGAGGCTCGTTGCTGTCAAGGAGCTGCATGAGCAAG CCATGCAGTTTGGCCAGCTGCTGACACACCTGGATACCACTCAGCAGATGATCAACAACTCCCTGAAGGACAATAATACCCTGCTAACACAG GTTCAGCAAACGATGAAGGAAAATCTTGTGGCTATAGAGGAGAACTTTGCTGCACTAGACCAGAGGATGAAGAAGCTTTCAAAATAA
- the dctn2 gene encoding dynactin subunit 2 isoform X1, giving the protein MADPKYANLPGIAFNEPDVYETGDLPEDDQAQFESFVQELEELCSDSVERIVVNPNAAYDKFKDKHVSTKGLDFSDRISKSRRVGYESGEFEILGEGCGVKETPQQKYQRLVNEIQELTQEVDTIQAATKESNAEERLTPVVLAQQAAQLKQQLVSAHLDSLLGPQAHINLADPDGALARRLLTQLEAAKGSRGSSAGDSKPTASTKGPDGVVLYELHSRPEQEKFNESAKMAELEKRLAELETAVGSGSDKQGPLSAGAQGSSLMDTIELLQARVSALDSATLDQVEARLQSVLGKMNEIAKHKAAIEDAETQNKVSKLYDVVQKWDAMSTSIPQVVQRLVAVKELHEQAMQFGQLLTHLDTTQQMINNSLKDNNTLLTQVQQTMKENLVAIEENFAALDQRMKKLSK; this is encoded by the exons ATGGCTGATCCCAAATACGCAAATTTGCCAGGAATT GCGTTTAACGAGCCGGACGTGTATGAAACCGGTGACCTTCCTGAAGATGACCAGGCTCAGTTTGAGTCG TTTGTACAA GAGCTG GAGGAGCTTTGCAGTGACAGCGTGGAGAGGATTGTGGTCAACCCCAATGCTGCCTACGACAAGTTCAAAGATAAGCATGTCAGCACCAAGGGACTTG actTTTCAGACAGAATCAGTAAAAGCAGAAGAGTTGGCTATGAGTCAGGAGAATTTGAGATT CTTGGAGAGGGCTGTGGAGTGAAGGAGACTCCTCAGCAGAAGTATCAGCGCTTAGTGAATGAGATCCAAGAACTCACGCAGGAGGTGGACACCATCCAG GCTGCCACAAAGGAAAGTAATGCAGAGGAGCGCCTCACTCCAGTGGTGCTGGCCCAGCAGGCAGCCCAGCTTAAACAGCAGCTGGTTTCAGCCCATCTTGACTCACTGCTTGGACCACAGGCACACATCAACCTGGCTGACCCAGATGGCGCACTGGCCAG GCGTCTGCTCACCCAGCTGGAAGCCGCTAAGGGCAGCCGTGGCAGCTCTGCAGGAGACAGCAAGCCGACAGCATCAACTAAGGGCCCAGATGGAGTGGTACTCTACGAGTTGCACAGCAGACCAGAGCAGGAGAAATTTAATGAGTCTGCCAAG ATGGCGGAATTGGAGAAGCGTCTAGCTGAGCTGGAGACGGCTGTTGGCTCAGGATCAGACAAGCAG GGACCTCTGAGTGCTGGTGCTCAAGGATCCAGTTTGATG GACACCATAGAGCTCCTGCAGGCAAGGGTCAGTGCTCTGGACTCTGCTACTCTGGATCAAGTGGAGGCAAGACTGCAG AGTGTCCTCGGGAAGATGAATGAGATTGCTAAACACAAGGCAGCGATTGAAGACgctgaaacacaaaacaag GTGTCAAAGTTGTATGATGTGGTGCAGAAGTGGGATGCCATGTCCACTTCTATACCTCAGGTGGTGCAGAGGCTCGTTGCTGTCAAGGAGCTGCATGAGCAAG CCATGCAGTTTGGCCAGCTGCTGACACACCTGGATACCACTCAGCAGATGATCAACAACTCCCTGAAGGACAATAATACCCTGCTAACACAG GTTCAGCAAACGATGAAGGAAAATCTTGTGGCTATAGAGGAGAACTTTGCTGCACTAGACCAGAGGATGAAGAAGCTTTCAAAATAA
- the dctn2 gene encoding dynactin subunit 2 isoform X4 codes for MADPKYANLPGIAFNEPDVYETGDLPEDDQAQFESEELCSDSVERIVVNPNAAYDKFKDKHVSTKGLDFSDRISKSRRVGYESGEFEILGEGCGVKETPQQKYQRLVNEIQELTQEVDTIQAATKESNAEERLTPVVLAQQAAQLKQQLVSAHLDSLLGPQAHINLADPDGALARRLLTQLEAAKGSRGSSAGDSKPTASTKGPDGVVLYELHSRPEQEKFNESAKMAELEKRLAELETAVGSGSDKQGPLSAGAQGSSLMDTIELLQARVSALDSATLDQVEARLQSVLGKMNEIAKHKAAIEDAETQNKVSKLYDVVQKWDAMSTSIPQVVQRLVAVKELHEQAMQFGQLLTHLDTTQQMINNSLKDNNTLLTQVQQTMKENLVAIEENFAALDQRMKKLSK; via the exons ATGGCTGATCCCAAATACGCAAATTTGCCAGGAATT GCGTTTAACGAGCCGGACGTGTATGAAACCGGTGACCTTCCTGAAGATGACCAGGCTCAGTTTGAGTCG GAGGAGCTTTGCAGTGACAGCGTGGAGAGGATTGTGGTCAACCCCAATGCTGCCTACGACAAGTTCAAAGATAAGCATGTCAGCACCAAGGGACTTG actTTTCAGACAGAATCAGTAAAAGCAGAAGAGTTGGCTATGAGTCAGGAGAATTTGAGATT CTTGGAGAGGGCTGTGGAGTGAAGGAGACTCCTCAGCAGAAGTATCAGCGCTTAGTGAATGAGATCCAAGAACTCACGCAGGAGGTGGACACCATCCAG GCTGCCACAAAGGAAAGTAATGCAGAGGAGCGCCTCACTCCAGTGGTGCTGGCCCAGCAGGCAGCCCAGCTTAAACAGCAGCTGGTTTCAGCCCATCTTGACTCACTGCTTGGACCACAGGCACACATCAACCTGGCTGACCCAGATGGCGCACTGGCCAG GCGTCTGCTCACCCAGCTGGAAGCCGCTAAGGGCAGCCGTGGCAGCTCTGCAGGAGACAGCAAGCCGACAGCATCAACTAAGGGCCCAGATGGAGTGGTACTCTACGAGTTGCACAGCAGACCAGAGCAGGAGAAATTTAATGAGTCTGCCAAG ATGGCGGAATTGGAGAAGCGTCTAGCTGAGCTGGAGACGGCTGTTGGCTCAGGATCAGACAAGCAG GGACCTCTGAGTGCTGGTGCTCAAGGATCCAGTTTGATG GACACCATAGAGCTCCTGCAGGCAAGGGTCAGTGCTCTGGACTCTGCTACTCTGGATCAAGTGGAGGCAAGACTGCAG AGTGTCCTCGGGAAGATGAATGAGATTGCTAAACACAAGGCAGCGATTGAAGACgctgaaacacaaaacaag GTGTCAAAGTTGTATGATGTGGTGCAGAAGTGGGATGCCATGTCCACTTCTATACCTCAGGTGGTGCAGAGGCTCGTTGCTGTCAAGGAGCTGCATGAGCAAG CCATGCAGTTTGGCCAGCTGCTGACACACCTGGATACCACTCAGCAGATGATCAACAACTCCCTGAAGGACAATAATACCCTGCTAACACAG GTTCAGCAAACGATGAAGGAAAATCTTGTGGCTATAGAGGAGAACTTTGCTGCACTAGACCAGAGGATGAAGAAGCTTTCAAAATAA